TGCGTGCGAAGTTCTTCGGTGGCGAAAAGATTAACACCACCGAAAAACGCGCCGTGCTCCACACCGCGCTCCGCTACAAGGGCAAAGATCCGATTTGCGTCGACGGCAAGGACGTGATGCCCGAAGTCCGCGCCGTGCTCAAGCACATGGAAGACTTCACCCACCTCGTCCGCAGCGGCAAGTGGAAAGGCCACACCGGCAAGTCCATCAAGTACGTGGTGAACATCGGTATCGGCGGTTCCGACCTCGGTCCGGTGATGGTCACTGAAGCCCTGAAGCCGTATGCCGACAAGCCGATTGCCGGCGAATACTCCCCGGAAGTCTACTTCGTTTCTAACATCGACGGCACCCACATGGCCGAGACCCTCAAGAAGGTGAACATCGAAGAGACCCTCTTCATTGTCGCTTCCAAGACCTTCACGACTCTTGAGACCATGACCAACGCCGAAACCGCAAAGGCCGCTGTGCTCAAGGCTTTCAATGGCGACGAGAAGTCTATCGCCAAGCACTTCGTGGCGCTCTCCACCAACACCGAAGCCGTGTCTGCATTCGGTATTGACACCGCCAACATGTTCGAATTCTGGAACTGGGTCGGCGGCCGCTACTCCCTGTGGTCTGCCATCGGCCTCTCCATCGCGCTCCGTATCGGTTTCGAGAACTACATGAAGCTCCACCAGGGCGCCTACGAGATGGATCAGCACTTCAAGACCGCCCCGGCCGACAAGAACATGCCGGTGATCCTCGCCCTCATCGGCGTGTGGTACAACAACTTCTTCGGTGCATCCAGCTATGCCATGCTCCCGTACGACCAGTACCTGCACCGCCTGGCCGCCTACTTCCAGCAGGCCGACATGGAATCCAACGGCAAGACCGTCGATCGCAACTCTGCCCGTGTCGATTACCAGACTGGTCCGATCCTCTGGGGCGAACCGGGCACCAACGGCCAGCACGCCTTCTACCAGCTCATTCACCAGGGCACTAAGATGATTCCGTGCGACTTCATCGCCCCGGCGAACAGCCACAACAAGGTCGGCGACCATCACCAGAAGCTGCTCAGCAACTTCTTTGCACAGCCCGAAGCCTTGATGAACGGCAAGACCCTCGCCCAGGCTCAGGAAGAACTCCGCAAGGACGGCAAGAGCGAAGAAGAAATCGCATTCCTCGCTCCACACAAGGTGTTCGAAGGCAACAAGCCCACCAACTCCATCATGATGGACTACGTTTCTCCGGAAACGCTGGGCGCTCTCATCGCCATGTATGAACACAAAATCTTTGTGCAGGGCGTTATCTGGAACATCAACAGCTACGACCAGTGGGGTGTTGAACTCGGCAAGCAGCTCGCGAAGAAGATCCTTCCGGAACTTGCCAAGGCCGATGCCGAACTCAACCACGACAGCTCTACCAACGGGCTCATCAAATGGTTCAAGAAGCACCAGGCTTAAAATTTTTCTGGAGCGGAGCCACAGGCTAAGCGATAGAATCCATACTAGAATAAAAACCGCATCCGCAATGGTGCGGTTTTCTTTGTTTTTTATATCTTTTGCGTATGCGGTTTATAAAAGCTTTATCGTGCCTTTTGTTCTTTGCAAGCTTTGCCTTGGCCGACGCTATCCCCGCGAGCGCTCTTGCGACAGGCGGCGCCGTGACCCGCGACCAGCAGCTGCGCGAAATCCGCGACATCATGCGTGGTGGCCGTGGCGGCTATATCGACCTGGGTTTCAACTATCTGCCCTTCAGGACCCAGACTCCGCTGGAAAGCCCCTACGGCGAGCACGAGGGCTATGCCTTCAAGCACCATTTTGCTGGCTTTGGCAGTGGCGAAGTGACAAAGAACAATCACCTGGGTTTCTTGCTCTGGTTCGAACGTTCCGGTTGGGATGGCGAGGACTTTTTCTTCTGGCCCATGTACAATGACTTTTCCATTGCCCGTTCCGTGACCACCTGGGGCCTTACCTACACCCAGTCGGCCATGAATTTTACCATGGCGGGTGGTATGCAGCATCAGAACGTGGAATATGTGGGGGATGTTTATCCTCACGAGAACGATTCCCTGCTTTATTCTTGGGGACTTGTCCGTTGGGGCCGCACAAGCGTTCAGGCGAATTATCACAAGGCACACTGGCAGTCCGTAAGGATTTCCATGGACCTGGAATCCAGGGCCATTTATGGCGGTAGGGGGCGTGGCCCCCTGACTTACCTGCCCAATATCGACGTGACTATTTATAACGGTAAGGGCGACGACGATTCCGTCCGTGTTTTCTGGGAGCAGAACCTGTTTGCCCAGGTGCTCTACGGCGAGGTGTCCTTCGATTTCCCCCGCAAGGAATTCCATTCGGCGGCCCTGAAGTATTACCCGGATCCCTCCCGCATGGTGGCCATCGAGGCGACCTGCCTGCGCCGTAACGTGCGGCATGGCGCCAAGGACCTGCTCTGGGGCGGCGGTATCGAACTGCCCTTTGTGCGGTTCGCCTATAACTCCAGCTATGACTACGAGACATTCTTCCATGCCAAGGGAACGTTCCTGGTGGAATTCCAGTTCAACTTGGCTACCATTGACGGACTGTTGTTCGCCCGGGGCGGGACACGCTCTGCCCCCATGGAGACCCTGAACATCGAAAGGAAGAAAAATTTCGAGAGCAAGGACAGCAAGGGCCTCGACCTGATGGGTGGCGCAAAGAGCGAACCCAAGACAATAGAAGCCAAGGGTATCCGTTACGAAAAGTCCGGCAGCGAAGGAGGCAAGTGATGAAGTCTAAAACTTTGCGATTGTCGCTGATGGCCGAAGTCTTGGCCTGCTGCTTTGTTCTGTCCGGCTGTATCAGCCATTGGTTCGAGGATTCTACTACCCGCCTGCAGATTGAAAATAGGACCGGAGCAGACATAATCGAAATCGATATTGTCTCCGAAGATGAACGGACCGTCCGCCCCTGGATTCAGGATACCATCAAGGACAGTTCGGTGAGCCGTGTCTATGAAGAGGACTGGGTTGGGGATTTCAAGGGACGGATACTTTATACGAATTTCGTGTATCCGTGTTCATGTGGATTGACAAGGGCCGTTGTCTCTAAATCGGGTGAATCGGTCGCCTCCGATTCGTTCACGACTTGGCCTGAGCCCACTGAGAAGAACTGTACCTGCGCGGATTCCCGTGTCGAAAAGGGATGGTTCGACATAAGCCTTTCCGGTGGCAGCCTGTATCTTGTGTTCACGCGTAACCCCGACGGAACCCTCCATTTCGAATCGCGGTAGATTTCCCGCTGTCACCCCGGGCTTGCCTGCCCTGAGTGCAATCGAAGGGTCCCGGGGTCATCCTCGCTTCCTTTCTCGTCATCCTCGCGCAGGCGAGGATCCGCTTGCAGCCACCCCTGCCACCCTGGGCTTGCCTGCCCTGAGTGCAATCGAAGGGTCCCGGGGCCACACGAACCAACTCCTTCGTCATGGCGGCCGGAGCCTGCCATGAGCTTGTCGAATGGGTGAACATGACGAGAATATTTTTTAATTCCACATTTCATTTCCTAATCCCTAACCACCAACCACCAACCACTAACCACTAATCATTATCTTCTGCCCACTTCCTACATTTTTACTACATTAATCTATAGTGCAGATTACAAAGCTCAAAATATACGGTTTCAAGTCCTTTGCCCAAAGGACCGAAATCAATTTCCCCACCAAGGGCCTTACGGCGGTGGTGGGTCCTAACGGCTGCGGCAAGTCCAACATTACCGACGCCATCCGTTGGGTCTTGGGCGAGCAGCGCGCCGCCACGCTCCGTATGAGCAAGATGCAAGACGTGATTTTCAGCGGTACCGAAGAGCGTGCCGCCATGAGCCTTGCCGAAGTTTCCATTGTCATCGACAACAGCGATGGTGCCCTGAGTTCCGAATATTCCGAAATTATAGTCACCCGTCGTGTCCATAGGGACGGCACCGGCGAATACCTGATTAACAACCAGGAGTGCCGGTTGAGGGACGTCCACGCCCTGCTTTTTGACTCGGGCCTGGGTTCCAGCACCTATTCCCAGATGAACGCCGACATGATCAAGGCGGTGCTTTCCGACAAGGCCGACGACCGTCGCGTGCTTTTTGAAGAAGCCGCCGGCGTGAGCAAGTACCGCCAGCAGCGCAAGGAGGCCACCCGCCAGCTGGAACGTGTCCAGATGGACATGGCCCGCGTAGAGGACAACCTCCGCTCTGTGCGCCGTTCCGTGCGCCTTTACGAGACCCAGGCCGAAAAGGTCAAGGAGTTCAAGTGGCTGAGCGGCCGCCTCAGGAGCCTGGACCTTTCTGTAAGCCTGGACAAGTACGAAGATTTCAAGGAAAGCCTCACGACCCTGGATACCACCAGCCGCCGCATGAACCACGAGGTGGAATCGGCCAAGACCAAGGCCATGGAACTCCAGACCCGCATTGAAGAAAAGAAGCTTGCCATCAGCGAGGACGAGAACAACTACCGCGAGCTGGAACAGCAGGTGCAGCAGGCGACTCTAGCCCTGAACGACCTGAACAACCAGATTATACGCCTCCGGGATTCCGTTTCTTCGCTAGAAGCAGCGAACCAGAAGGCCGCCTCTGAAATTGAAATCAGCGAAGGCAAGACCCGGGAACTTCAAGAAGAACGCGTCCGTCTTGAAGAAGAAAACGAGGTCCTGAAAAGCGACAGCGGCATCGAGGAACTGAACGCCCGCTTGGAGCGGGAAAAGGAAATTTTGCAGGTCATGCGGGACAAGCTGGACGACCTGCGCGGCCAGTCCAGGGAACTGTCCAATGAACGCCTGACCGCCGCCAACCGCGTAGCCTCCCTCCAGGGGCGTTTTGAACGTCTGGACGCCGAATCCGACATGCTCCGGGGAAGCGTTTCCCGCTGGAACGACGAAGCGGGCGAGCTGCGGAACCGCAAGTCCGAAACGGAATCCGCCATCCGCGACATGGAAGCGGGCATGGAAGCTACCGCCCGTGAACTGGAAATTTTGAACGAACGCAAGGCTTCCCTGGAATCCACGCTGGATGGCAAGAATGCCGACCTGGCCAATGCCCAGCAGGAACTGCAGGCTTTGCAGAACGAGTGTGCCGCCCTGGAATCCCGGATTGAGGTGCTGCAGAGCGTCAACGACGAAGGAACGGATGCCGGCAAGTGGATTCGCGAAAACAAGGCGGGTCTTGTCCGCGGGTTCCTTTCGGAACATATCAGCGCCGCTCCGGAATACGCCTCCCAGGTAGAGGCAGCCCTGGGCGATTGTCTGGACAGTGCCGTGGTGGAAAGCCGCGACGGCCTCCGTGAAATTGTAGAAGGGCTCCGTAGCGAGAACGCCGGCAAGGCGGTGCTCGCCCTGATGGATTCCCTGGAACTTGCACCTGTGCCGGAACTGAACCACCCCGGAATCAGGGGTGCCTTGAGCAGCTTTGTCACTTGCGACGACACCACACGGACTTTTGTACAGAATCTTCTGAGCCGCTATTTCTTGGTGGATTCTCTAGATACGGCCCTGGACCTGGCCCGTGAACACAGAAATTCTGATTTCTGCTTCGTGGCGGACAAGGTTATCGTAAAGACCAACGGTCTGGTGAGCCAGGGAGCAAATACCGCCGGGGCCCTCAGCCGCAAGAACGAGATTGCCCAGGCCACGGAGCGTCTGGCTGCTGTACAGGGACAGGTCGCCCAGAAGCAGGCCGCTCTGGAATCTCTCCAGGCAGAAATTGATGAAACCAGGCAGATGCTGACTTCTGCCTCCGACGAGATTCTCGAAAAGAACAATGCGCTCCGGGCAGGGGAGGCTGGCATTTCGATCCAGAAGAACACCCTGGAATCGGTGGCCTCCCGACTTGAAAAACTGGAAGCGGACATTGCCGAAAGCGAAGGCCGTATAGCCACCGCCGAATCCCAGAAGTCTAGCGATGCGGACCTGAACGAGGCCAAGGCCGCCATGGAAAGCGCCGAGGCGGAATATGCCCGGGTGAATGACGAACTTGTAGAACAGGAAACCCTGTTCCGCGAAAAGGACGAAGAAGTCCGCGACTTGGAAAGGACATCCCAGGACAAGGCCGCGAAGCTCTCCCAGAATACGGACCGCCTGAGAAACATCGCCGACCAGGTCCAGTTCCTCGGGGATTCCATCGAGTCCCGCAAGCGGGATATGGAGACCAACAAGATTTCTATGGAAAAGGCCGCCCGGGATATCGATGACCTGGGAGCCTCCGTCCAGGAGAAGGATTCCGCCCTTCGCGAGTTGGAAGGTCGGCGCGACGCCGCCCGTGAACGCTACGAAGTGGTCAGCGGCGACCTGGACAGCTGGCGGAGCGAGCTGGACACCATCCGCGACGACATGATCGACAAGATGAAGGAGCTGAACGAGGTGGGCCGCAAGCAAGAAGCCCTGCAGTCCAACCTGGATCGCCTCCAGGAACGCCTCCAGAATGAATGGTCCTTCGACCTGCAGGCTCCCGAAGAATTTGAGCGTGTGGAATACAGCCAGCCCGAGGCGGACAAGGAAATTCGCGAACTCCGCGGGAAAATCAAGGAATTGGGCCCCATCAACGTGAACGTGATGGAGGACTACGAAGACGAAAAGAAGCGTTTGGAAGAAGTGGAAATCCAGTTCAACGATCTGGACCGTGCCCGCGCCTCGCTGGATCGCACCATCACCAAGCTGGACGATATCGCCCGCAACCGCTACCTGGAAACCTTCGAACGGATCCAGAAGAACTTCCAGTTCGTGTTCAGCAAGCTGTTCCTGAACGGCGAAACCAAGATGAGCCTGGTGGAAAAGCTGGACGAAAACGGCAAGCCCGGCGATATCCTGGATGCGGACATCGAAATCAACGTTCGACCCACCGGCAAGAAGATGCGCGGCATCAAGGCCCTTTCCGGCGGTGAACACGCCCTGACCGCAACGGCCCTGCTCTTTGCCATCTACATGGAAAAGCCCTCGCCTTACTGCGTGCTGGACGAAGTGGACGGCCCGCTTGACGATGCCAACGTGGGCCGCTTCATGGCGCTGCTCCGTGAATTCAGCAAGCAGACCCTGTTCATCGTGGTGACCCATAACAAGCGCACCATGGCCGAAGCCGACATGCTCTACGGTGTGACCCAGGAAATCAAGGGCATTTCCCGCATCGCCAGCGTGCAACTGGCCGACGCCACCAAGTTCGCGATATGATAGCTATGAGGTCGTGCATGGGGCACTTTGAGGTATGAGGTCGGGCTTTGCCCTTTGAGGCAATATGTTTTTAATTAAAAAAACTCAAAGCGAGCAATGCGAGCGAACTCAAATCTCAAAGCGAAGCGACCTCACTGCTATAAAAGGCTTCGTCTTTGCGGCCCTTTCCGCCATCTGCTACGGCACGAACCCCCTTGGGGCCCTGCATCTATACGCCCAGGGGTATTCTCCGGAAACGGTCCTCTTTTACCGATTCTTTACGGCGGCGCTGCTCCTTTTGGTAGTGATTCTTGCGAAAGGTTCCCACTTCAAGATTTCATTCCGCGAATTTGGAGCGCTTGTCGCGTTTGGATTCCTCTTTGCGGTGAGTTCCCTGACCTATTACGCCTCCTTCAAGTTCATGGACGCGGGACTGGCTTCTACGCTCTTGTTCCTTTACCCGCTGGAAGTTTCTGTGCTGATGGCCGTTTTCTTCAAGGAAAAAATCAAGGTCTGGACCATTGTTTCCATCGCCGTTTCCATGGCGGGAATTGCCCTATTGTACCGCGGTGGAGATGGAGCGCCCCTAAGCACGGTAGGGCTTGTGCTAGTGTTTATCTCTTCTATATCCTATGCCATCTACATGGTGATGGCGAACCGCATCAAGCTGCAGATGGGCTCCGTGAAGATGACCTTTTACGCCATCAGTTTCTGCATGTTTTTTTTGCTGCTCTATTCGGTGACGTTTGCCTCTGGGCTTCCGCCGGTGTTCATGCAGGCCAGTTCCTGGGGCTGGGGCTTTATGCTGGGTGCCGTACCCACGGTTCTTTCGCTGATATTCATGGTGAAGGCGGTAAAGATTATAGGTTCTACGCCTACGGCAATCCTCGGGGCTCTCGAACCCGTGACCGCCGTATCCATCGGTGTACTTGTCTTTGGAGAAATCCTCACAGTCCGCCTTGGAATCGGAATTGCCCTGATTCTTGGGTCCGTAGTGCTCATTGCCGCAAAGCGGAAATGATTTTTTTTAATTTGGAATTATGCAGTGCAAATGTTCAAAATGCGGTAAGGATTTCAACGACAAGGTGGGTATGTCCCCTCTACAAAGCAACCTTGCCATCCGCGTGAGGAACAGGGTGGGGAATATTTGCCCCGATTGCCGCCAGGATACCTGCAAGACCAAGCGGGGTAGGTGGAAAATGTGGTTCTACGACCTGAAAGTCGGGACCATCTGCCTGCTGTTGCTTTTGCCGGTTTTCCTGATCTTTGCGGGACTTGTGGTTTTCATGGCACTCTACGTGCTGTAAGTCTTTTTGACAAGGCATAGATAAATTGTCCATGCCGTTTGGATTCCAAATTCTCTTATACTTTCAAAAAAAAATTAATTTTTCGTACAAACTGTAGTATTTACAATAGGGATTTTGGGATGATTGGTTTTCCTACTAGAATTTTAGCAGTTTTGTGCCTCTTGGCGGTTTATGTTTCCGCTGGCGTAGACCAGTGCAAGCCTATTGGCTGGGCGACACGTTCGGGGCGGACTTCTATGGCATTCGAAGTGACCGGCGGTGGTAACGCAACCCCCATTACAGTTACGACTTTTTCTGACTTGCAAAAGTACGCCAAGGATTCCTCTCCGCGGGTCATCTACGTTGACGGTACACTGGGTAGCGGCTGGAGTGGCACGACCGGCGACCGCCTGAACATTACCGCATCAAACAAGACGATTATCGGACTTAGGCCGGGAACGCTCCTGAAGGCTCCTATCCACATCACGAGCAAGGCTTCCAATATCATCATCCGCAATATTGTCATTAGGGGGCCGGGCAGCAATGCTGACCAGGCTTGGGATAACCTCACCATCGAAGGAGAATCAAAAAACATCTGGATAGACCACTGCGAATTCTGGGACGGCCAGGATGGCAACGCCGATGTGGTAAAGGGTTCGGACAATGTGACATTTACTTGGTGTATTTTCGGCTACGAAAAAAAGAGCACCCACAATCTTTCAAACCTTATCGGCAGTTCCGATGACGAGACCATAAGCGAAGGCAAGCTGAATGTAACTTACATGTTCAACTGGTGGAAAGCCGCAAATCAGCGTAAGCCCCGCTGCCGTTACGGAAACGTGCACGTGGTGAACAACCTCCTCACCGGCGATGCAAGCGTCACAAGCGGTACGGACGTGCTTGGGGTCTCGGCGGGCCACATGTGTACGGTCCGCACTGAAAGGAATGTGTTCATCAACGAAGCGAATCCGATTTACACAGGCAATGCAAACGGCACGGGCGTAAACGAAACCATCGACAACATTTTCACGAACTGCTCGGGCAACACGAAGGGTACGGGCACCTCGTTTACGCCGCCTTACGACTACACGGACTTCATGCTGTTGGCAAGCGAGGTGGAAGCCGTTGTGAAATCGAATGCGGGTGCGACACTTGCAAGTCCAACCGCCTGCGGCGAATCGACCCCTGCATCCAGTTCTTCCGTGACCCCGGCGAGCTCCAGCAGCGTAGAGCGTATAGCCGAGAAGGCCTACCAGGCCGAAAAAGGAAATATCAGTGGAGGTGTTGTAGAAAGCAGCAACGTGGGATTTTGGGGCGATGGCTATGTGAATTTTGATAAAGGCGGCGATTTTGAGTTCCCAATGACGGTAAATGTGGCTGGGGAATATAGGTTTGAAATTGATTTTGCCAATGGATCTTCTGAAGATCGGAGTTTAGTCATTTCTGTCGGTGCTAGCGATACAACTGTTGTGTTTGAAAAGACGGGAGCCTGGACCATTTGGTCCACCAAGGAAATTACTCTAAAGTTGTCTGCGGGCGAAAACTCCATCAGGTTTGCAACGGTCGACGGTAACGATGGCCCGAACATTGATCAGTTCGACGCTTTTCTTGTCAAAAAAACGGAGGTTAAACCGGAGGAGAAGCCGGAAGAAAAACTGGAGGAAAAAACTGAGGAAAAGTCGGCAGAGAAACCGGATGCCTTTTTACCTCCTGAAAATCAAAATTATGTAACAAGAAACGGTTTATGTCGGGTGACCTTGTTCAATACGAAGGGTGTCAAAATGCGCTATCTGGAAGTTGAAAATGAAAAGATTGGTGATACTGCATGGATAACACGCGGCCTTCCGTCTGGGATCTATATGTTGCGCATAAGAATTGCGGATAGGACTTTACAGCGCTTTATTACGGTCAAGTGATATATTTCTCTCATTAGAGTCAAAATTCTAACAAAAAAAGACCCGGCACAAACCGAGTCTTTTTTTAGTAGCGGGGGCAGGACTTGAACGCTGCGACCTTTGGGTTATGAGCCCAACGAGCTACCAACTGCTCCACCCCGCGTCGAGGTATGCCCATATATAGTAAAATTCTATGTCCTTGTCAAGTTGAATTGGCGAAAACAGCAAGAAAAGGGCATTTTTTAATAAAAAAACAAGGTTTCGTTGACGGCCCTTCGCTGGAATGTTTATCTTTGGGCTAATGGAAAGGACGATACAACAGTCGCGGATACTGTTTCTCGATACTGGCCCGCTGGTGCGGCTTTTGCAGATGCACCCGGATTTTTATCCGACGGTGTCGGACATTTTGGACATGGTGTACGAAAAGAACATCCAGGTCCTGGTCTCGCCGGTTACCTTGTTTGAGTTAAGCAACAAGGCGTTTGCCAGTGGGGAAGGCGTGCTTGCCCGCCAGTATCGCGAGTTCTTTGAAAATTCTGCAAATGTTAAAGTTTGCCCGGTCAATGCGGAAATTTCTGTAAAGGCGGCGGAACTCTATGCCGCCTCCCAAAAGACTAACCACAAGATTACCGAAGGGGAGTCCCTGCGTCTTGCGACGGCATTCGTGAACGGCGCTGACTGCATCTTGACCGAATGCGCGAACTTCCGCACCCTTACCGACGCCCTTGTCGTGACTTTGGACGAACTTTAGCATTTTCCTAATCACCAACCACCAACCACTAACCACTATTTTTCTATCTTTTCCCCGTAAAATTTCGGAGAAATCATGCCAAACTATTGTCCTGTTATCGGTCTTGAAATCCATTGCCAGCTCGCGACGAAGACGAAGATGTTCTGCGGCTGCGAAATCGAAGTGAATACGACCCCGAACAAGCACGTGTGCCCTGTTTGCCTCGGTATGCCGGGTGCCATGCCCGTGCCGAACAAGAAGGCTGTCGAGTACGCCATTCGCCTGGGCCTTGCGCTCAACTGTGAAATCGACTTGAACGCGATGTGGACCCGCAAGAACTACTTCTACCCGGACCTGCCGAAGGGCTACCAGATTACCCAGACGGGCGGACTTCCGGTGTACGACCACCCGATTTGCAAGAACGGCTGGCTCGAAATCGTCAAGGAAGACGGCACCAAGAAGCGCGTGGGCATTACCCGTATCCACATGGAAGAAGACGCCGGTAAGCTCATCCACGACATGAGCCCCACCGATTCCCACTTTGACGCGAACCGCTGTGGCACTCCGCTTTGCGAAATCGTGACCGAACCGGATATCCGTAGCCCCGAAGAAGCCGTGCTCGTTCTCAAGAAGATCAAGCAAACTCTTGAATACACCCGCGTTTCCAATGCCAACATGGAAAACGGCAACATGCGCTGCGACGGCAACATTTCTCTGCGCAAGAGCGAAGACGCTCCGTTCGGTATCCGCGCCGAAATCAAGAACCTGAACAGCTTTACGAACCTCGAGAAGGCTCTCTATTGCGAAATGAACCTGCAGGCCTCGACCCTCGATGCCGGCAAGGAAGTGGAACAGTGCACCAAGCGCTACGACCCCAATGCGGACAAGACCATCGTCATCCGCTCTAAGGAAGACGCCCACGACTACAAGTACTTCCCGGAACCGGACATGGTCCGCCTCGTGACTGACCCGGCCTTTGTGGAAGAAATCCGCCGCACGCTTCCGGAACTGCCGGATGCCCGCCGCAAGCGCTTCATGGACGACTTCGGTGTTTCCGAATACGACGCCATGGTGCTGACCGAAGACCGCGACGTGAGCGAATGGTATGACACCGCCGCGAAGAACTGCAAGAACGGCAAGGTCTTGGCCAACTGGGTGATTACCGAACTCCTCGCCAAGGTGAAGGAACTGGAAGGCGGCCTCAGCGCCCTCAAGATCAAGCCCGAAGACCTGTGCAAGCTCGTGAACCTCATTGCCGATAACACCATCAACGGAAAGATTGCAAAGACGGTCTTTGCCGAGATGTTCGAAACCGGCAAGGATCCCGAAGCCATCGTGAAGGAAAAGGGCTTGGTGCAGGTGACCGACACCGGAGCCATCGAAGAAGTGGTCCGCGCGGTGTGTGCCGAAAACGCCGCCCAGTTCGCCGAATTCAAGGCAGGCAAGGTGGCACTCAAGGGCTTCCTTGTGGGCATGACCATGCGTAAGTCCGGCGGCAAGGCCAACCCGGGCCTCGTGAACCAGATCCTCGACAAGCTCGCGAAGGAGTAGCTTTAGAGATTAGGATCTAGGGGCTAGAGGCTAGTGTGAATAACGACGTTAAAAAGGAACGTCATTGCGAGCCCCGTAGGGGCGCGGCAATCCAGGGCAGTTTGTTGCTCGCGGTGTTGCTTGCCCTATTCCTTGCACTCCCGGCCGCTGCAGCTGATATGCCCAACAAGTGCGATAGCCTGCGGGTGAACACACTGAACATGACCCAAGAAGAAATCGAGCAGATTTGCGGCATCGATTCTACAAAACTGGCCGAAGGTCCGACTCTCCAAGAACTCAATGAAGAGAATCCGACCTACGTCAAGCGCGACTACAACCATAGGCAACAGGTCATTGTCGGGAGCGTTATCATGCTCTGCGTCGCCGTCGCCATGGTGCTCATGAACAATTACAACCCGAAACGATAAAATTTCCCAACCACCAACCACTATTTACTAATCACTATGTCCTACACAGACGAAGCAAAACAAAATTTCAAGGCCCTCTCCAATAACCCTTACCCTGGCCGTGGCATTATCCTCGGCGAAAGCGCCGACGGCAAGTCCTACGTGCAGGTCTACTGGATTATGGGCCGCAGCGTCAATAGCCGTAACCGTGTGTTCGAAATTGAACGGTCGACCGGCTTCATGAAGACCAAGGCCTTCGACGAATCGAAGCTCACGGACCCGCACCTGATTATCTACTACCCGGCACGTCACACCGCCGACGTCCAGATTATCACCAACGGCGACCAGACCGACACGATTTACGACGCCATCAAGCTGGGCGGCACCTTCGAAAGCGCCCTCCGCACGCGCCAGTACGAAGACGACGCCCCGAACTTCACGCCGCGTATTTCCGGCATCCACTACAAGAACGCAAGCCCCGCTGTGTACAAGCTCTCCATCCTCAAGAGCCGTAACAATAGCGAAGAAGCCGGTTGCGAACGCATGACGTTTGAATACGAGAAGGCTTTGCCCGGTCTCGGCCACTTCATCAGCACCTACGAAACCGACGGAAGCCCGATTCCTAGCTTCAACGGTTTCCCGAAACTGATGCCGATTTTTGCCAACGCCGAAGACACGCTCAAGAAGTACTGGGCCGCTCTCGACAAGGATAACAAGGTGTCGCTCATGGTCAAGTGGATTGACAAGAAGACCTTCAAAACCAAGACCCTGATTGTCAATAAGAACAAATAGCAAGGCGAGTGCTGCAGCCATGCTCGCATGGCTATAGCCGAGCCGCAGCATTGTGGCTCACGAAGTGAGCCAACAAATAGTAGGGCGAAAGTCGCGGCAAAATGCTCGCGATTGTAGACTTATTTCTCCACCACGTTCCCGAGGATGTGGTGG
Above is a genomic segment from Fibrobacter sp. containing:
- the smc gene encoding chromosome segregation protein SMC; this translates as MQITKLKIYGFKSFAQRTEINFPTKGLTAVVGPNGCGKSNITDAIRWVLGEQRAATLRMSKMQDVIFSGTEERAAMSLAEVSIVIDNSDGALSSEYSEIIVTRRVHRDGTGEYLINNQECRLRDVHALLFDSGLGSSTYSQMNADMIKAVLSDKADDRRVLFEEAAGVSKYRQQRKEATRQLERVQMDMARVEDNLRSVRRSVRLYETQAEKVKEFKWLSGRLRSLDLSVSLDKYEDFKESLTTLDTTSRRMNHEVESAKTKAMELQTRIEEKKLAISEDENNYRELEQQVQQATLALNDLNNQIIRLRDSVSSLEAANQKAASEIEISEGKTRELQEERVRLEEENEVLKSDSGIEELNARLEREKEILQVMRDKLDDLRGQSRELSNERLTAANRVASLQGRFERLDAESDMLRGSVSRWNDEAGELRNRKSETESAIRDMEAGMEATARELEILNERKASLESTLDGKNADLANAQQELQALQNECAALESRIEVLQSVNDEGTDAGKWIRENKAGLVRGFLSEHISAAPEYASQVEAALGDCLDSAVVESRDGLREIVEGLRSENAGKAVLALMDSLELAPVPELNHPGIRGALSSFVTCDDTTRTFVQNLLSRYFLVDSLDTALDLAREHRNSDFCFVADKVIVKTNGLVSQGANTAGALSRKNEIAQATERLAAVQGQVAQKQAALESLQAEIDETRQMLTSASDEILEKNNALRAGEAGISIQKNTLESVASRLEKLEADIAESEGRIATAESQKSSDADLNEAKAAMESAEAEYARVNDELVEQETLFREKDEEVRDLERTSQDKAAKLSQNTDRLRNIADQVQFLGDSIESRKRDMETNKISMEKAARDIDDLGASVQEKDSALRELEGRRDAARERYEVVSGDLDSWRSELDTIRDDMIDKMKELNEVGRKQEALQSNLDRLQERLQNEWSFDLQAPEEFERVEYSQPEADKEIRELRGKIKELGPINVNVMEDYEDEKKRLEEVEIQFNDLDRARASLDRTITKLDDIARNRYLETFERIQKNFQFVFSKLFLNGETKMSLVEKLDENGKPGDILDADIEINVRPTGKKMRGIKALSGGEHALTATALLFAIYMEKPSPYCVLDEVDGPLDDANVGRFMALLREFSKQTLFIVVTHNKRTMAEADMLYGVTQEIKGISRIASVQLADATKFAI
- the pgi gene encoding glucose-6-phosphate isomerase, with translation MSKLTDSQEWKALEAHAEVAKTWHMKELFAKDPARAEKFSLEACGLFLDYSKNIITDETMAKLQDLLKSANFEDMRAKFFGGEKINTTEKRAVLHTALRYKGKDPICVDGKDVMPEVRAVLKHMEDFTHLVRSGKWKGHTGKSIKYVVNIGIGGSDLGPVMVTEALKPYADKPIAGEYSPEVYFVSNIDGTHMAETLKKVNIEETLFIVASKTFTTLETMTNAETAKAAVLKAFNGDEKSIAKHFVALSTNTEAVSAFGIDTANMFEFWNWVGGRYSLWSAIGLSIALRIGFENYMKLHQGAYEMDQHFKTAPADKNMPVILALIGVWYNNFFGASSYAMLPYDQYLHRLAAYFQQADMESNGKTVDRNSARVDYQTGPILWGEPGTNGQHAFYQLIHQGTKMIPCDFIAPANSHNKVGDHHQKLLSNFFAQPEALMNGKTLAQAQEELRKDGKSEEEIAFLAPHKVFEGNKPTNSIMMDYVSPETLGALIAMYEHKIFVQGVIWNINSYDQWGVELGKQLAKKILPELAKADAELNHDSSTNGLIKWFKKHQA
- a CDS encoding EamA family transporter, which translates into the protein MFLIKKTQSEQCERTQISKRSDLTAIKGFVFAALSAICYGTNPLGALHLYAQGYSPETVLFYRFFTAALLLLVVILAKGSHFKISFREFGALVAFGFLFAVSSLTYYASFKFMDAGLASTLLFLYPLEVSVLMAVFFKEKIKVWTIVSIAVSMAGIALLYRGGDGAPLSTVGLVLVFISSISYAIYMVMANRIKLQMGSVKMTFYAISFCMFFLLLYSVTFASGLPPVFMQASSWGWGFMLGAVPTVLSLIFMVKAVKIIGSTPTAILGALEPVTAVSIGVLVFGEILTVRLGIGIALILGSVVLIAAKRK